The genomic region CAGCTGTGTGCTGCAGCAGGGTGTGGAGAGGCAAcagaggaattctgggaaaagGAAAGACTGAGCCTGTGCAGACTGGAGAGCCACATGCAGGTTGGTTCCACGGGTCCTGGCACAAGTCCATTCTCCAAGTGACACCAGTGAGAGCAGCTTTGATTCCCTGGCCAAGATGACACCAGGTTGACTCCAGGAAGGCTCCCATTGTTAGAGCACACAAATCTCTGAATCTGTGGGTGGCAGAGGTCCTTGCCTCTCTTGACCCTGGAGTCTCTTGGCTTTTTAAATATCTAAAGGTGCCATCATCTGTCACAGTGTAACACTGGAGAAGGGTGACAGGGAACGGGACGGGAGCCTCAGGGTTCCCATGGAGGACCGTAGCTGGAGTGCACGCTAGTGATAGCCTGTTGCCAAGATGCGGCAGATTAGGGCCTGTGCTGCCAGCCCATTCATGCGGGAGCCACCCTGGCGTGAATGGGTTGGAGAGCCTGCGATGCAGTAAAGATTACAATGTTGGAAAGCGTGCGCGTTTCagagagaggaaggaagagCAGCTTACATTACGACACAATACTTCTTTCAGCCACTGCCTCCgaggctctgtgtgacagcgaGCATTTCGGCAGCGCAGATGAACGAGCGCAAAGCAGCCTCTCACACCAGCAGGCACGGTTTCCCAATAAACCAATCAATCCCTTCGCACGACAGGCAGCGGAGAGCAACAGAGGTGGGGAATTGGGGTTGCTAAGTCACTCATTTCATTCCAAATGTCAAGCACAAACTGCACCTCTATAGCCGGACCAGATCTTGGACCGTGTGCAGTGTGTCCCCTGTGCATCAGACCTCACATATCGCATCTATGCTGCCTTCAACCTCCTGACACGAACACCGAGGAAGAATGGCTACCACGCTACTAAGGGTGTGACTGAGCTTGACAGCATTTGAAATACGGGACTGCTGCTGGTCCGAGAGATAGACGAGCTGATCGCTGCCCAtcgatgcagacacacaaattGGTTCAGTGCTGTTTGAAGAGCATCCTGTCCCATTCGCCACGTTTGGCTGCAGGTTGTGCCgcttctgtaaagaaaaaaaaccatgaaaaaggAGACATTCCTTCTCACAGCCCCGAAACAATTCCTTTGGCTTCTTTTACAGCCATAAGGTAACAGCCGGAAATGGCTTCTCTCTTCCTGTTTCCTCTAGGATGTCCTGAGACTGATAAGAACTCGGAGATGAAGAGATTGGAAGAAATCTCAGCCGGTTAGAAATTAAACCAGGAGGATGTAAGATTTAAAAAGCACCTGGAAACAACTCGGAGGAAGCCATGCGCTGCACAGGTCTGCGGTACTGAAACCCTGAAACTTCCGCAGATGTGGATAAACCGCTGTATTATTCATTAGTTATAATTTGGCGAGATTGTGATAGTGCCATGTCTGCTAAAGGATGGCCAAACGTTACTCCGACAGGCAACTATTGTTCTGTAATGGGAATGTCGATGATGAGGGGGAATTACGCAGAGTCGTCCTCAAACAAGTAGCGACACAAAGCTCATGCTGAAGATGCTGGTGGTTGCATGCTTAGCCTTTTAAAGATTATGTGACTAAGCCCAGCAGCAATGGCGGAAGACACCTTAGGAATAGAGCCAAATGGAGAGTCTCCGGGGAGGTGTTTAGCTGCTGGCCCTGCTGCGCAGCCAGTTGAGAGCCAGAGGACACAGGGAGTTATGGGCTAGAAAACTAACCGATATGGCTGGTGTGCGAGCACCGCTTTGCAGACAACGTTCAAAATAAACGGTTAAAGGGATCGGCAGGTGGTTTGGTGACTAAAGAACTGGACTGGTAATCGGCTAAATGCTTTTCACCATCTTTTAAGAGGATACTGAAGCTGTTAAATCCTTGACCCAAACTGCTCCACTTAACGCCGAGCTTTAAAACAGTACAACACATAACCAAGTTTCAGCCTGAACTTTTCCCTCCATGTTTCGATCTGTTCAACAGGTCTAAGTAACACCGTGTGAGTAATACAAAGACTGATATTCTTGACTGAATATGCAGGGTATTCTAATTTCAGTATAAATAAGAGTAagtaaataaagcagaaaaccaCTGACCGTTTGAGGTCTCCTGGTCAATAACACCGCATTTCGTTGCCATCACAACAccgctttttaaaaaaagcatctaatttttttctgatgacAACGGTATAATTACGATCTACAAGCTACAATCACTGTCACTACACGTTGGACAAGTACAGTGCTTCTGTCACAGCCAGCTGGGTAACTGCACTCCAATCTGTGTACAGGCTGCCAATGGGAGCCGGTGTCTGACAGGGAGTAGGAGGGATGTCTTCCCTCGGCAGAGGCAGCAATAGCTGTGAAGACTGTGTTGTATGCAGCTTTTACACAGGAACTGGCAGGGACTCCAGTACAGAGCCTCCAAAAACGGCAAATCGATTAGCAGCCTCCTACACCCCAGAAGAAGCCCACAAAGCAAGACACGTACATTTCAAACCTttctacaaaaataataaaaaaaaaaaaaaagggcactaGCTCCTCTGTTGGAAAGTAGGCACTCTGCCACAAGTATGTACAACCTTGAATGCAAGGGTCACTTTGGATAGTGGGCCAGAATCAAAGGGTGTGTTCACTCATGCAACTCATATAAAGTATTGCACACATGGCAAAATAACAGCAGTTTCTTCCAGAAGCTGCTCGGTAACTGACATCCACTTGCCACCTGATTCAAAACCTAAAGACTTTCCCCACAAAATCATTAGGGAACACGAGTTCAACCTTACTGACTGAGTCTACTACATGCAGCATCCGAACAGCGGTTCCTCATGCGCAGTACAACACCGATTGTGGTCAGGGTCGGGTTGGGTTGGGGAACAGCTGCCTCAGCTTTGATCTGCAGCCTTAAGATGTCGGATGGAACGGCTCCATGAAGGGGCCACTGTGAGGTCAGCACAGAAAAGCAACACAACAGAATGGATCCAATCTGGCAAACATCAGAAGGCCCTGCCGGTCCCTGGGGCAGCTGGGTTTTCTCATGGAGTGCGGGCTGTCATTTCATCACATGCTCACTCCTCTTTTAATAGAGTCTTTTCGTCTGCACTCCAGACCATGTCCTTAGTCGCTTGGCCGAAGTAATCTCTGCACATCAGTGAACTCCAAGCACATGGTGGAAGTTAATAAGACCTGCATCTCCTGCCATCAAGAGTAAGGGACTCTGATAGCAGCTTGAGACACCGACAGGTTGTGACATCTCACTGACTGAAGAGGACACATTCAGATGCAACAGAACCATACAAGGTCTGGTGTGGTTGACCAATTGGTCTTCAGCAAGACAATTCTGGAAAACAGGAAAGTCCACAAAGACCCGGTTGTAGGGATAATCCAAAACCTGTTCTGGTTCAAGACAAATCAGTTGTAATCACATAGTGTAACTGATGACCAGTGAGCTCCACTCACACGTGGACTATGGTGCGTGCCTTGATCACCAATGACGACGAGCTCTGATCTATGATTTCCTCTAGCATGGGTTACTCGCAAGCCCATGTCCGCAGTCTAATTTCTTGCCATGAGCACCAAGTATTGTGGAGAACCGAAACAGATAACGAATTCAGGATGGGATGTACAATTCTACACAGAAGGTCCAGATTCTCACTGCATATCATGCTCATACCTCCAAGAACCACCAGTGATTTACTGTAGGCTaagagacagaaagagcacAAAGCACCATCCTGTTACATTCGAGCCTTCAGAGCAGAGGGGAAAAAGGAAAGCATCATGTGAGTTCTGCACTGTGCTTCAAAAAAACAGTCCACTACATACAAAGGACTGAAATTAGACACTGTCATTTTATGCGGTGTTTAGTAGGCATATGTATCTGTTCGTTTTGCGCCAACCCCCCGAATGCCAGGGTTTCAGACATGCAGGCAAGGCTTTGACCGTATGAAGATCTGAACAGACTGCAGTCCTAAAGACTACCTAACCTTCAGCAACTCTACCAAAATACCAACATTTTTCCTATTTGTAATGTCACCATGTGTAAAAGGGTTGGGAAGCCATGTGGCTTTTAACCACAAGAGGTTATTTTCTCCTGTACCAGCCTTAGGAGTTTCATTTTCAATCCTTCATGGCCTTcgacatacttttttttttttaagcaggtACTGTTACTACAAATGCTACTTGCTACTTTGTATTTTCGTGCTACCCCATGTGAAGTGCTTTTCAGCACTggttattatatttaaaaaaaaaaaaaaaaaaaatctatcctTGAAAATCACAAATATGTCATTGATTATAGATAATGTAAGATATTCATGTCAGTGAAAACATAtgggagattaaaaaaaatacaattcttCCCCAATGAATATTCCGCAGGGAAGGGTTGGGGATAGAGAACGTGGCATGGCTTGCAGGCGGTGGGAGCCCCAAGGGAGCGGCACAGCCCATGGCTCAcacccagcagcagctggcTCACACCTGTACTGCTCCAGAAATCGCAAGGCACGCAGGCCGTCGAGGGAGCCTGCCAGGCCTATCTGGAGCAGTCCCAGATCCTGAAGAGCTTAGCTTCCTTAGATTTATCTTAATTCGTCTTAAGTACACCCATTCCTTGatgttcaaattaaaaatattcaacTCTACAAAGCCATTGAATTCACACCTTTAAATACAATTTAGGATCAATATTTTTACAGATACAAAGAGATACAAccttgctctggtttcctcccacagtccaaagacatgcgtttcaagTTGAATGGTGAGCGAACTGCCTGTagaatgagtgtgtatgtgtttaccCTGTGACGGACAGGtgtcccgcccagggtgtacacccccagccttgtgctTGAAGGTTAGGCGCTATACCACTATGACCATGACAAGTAAAAGAAAGTGAGTGAGAAGTAATCatcatattatattttatatattttagtCATATTCCTTCTTTTATCTTCaccataaatactgtacataaatatatgtacatacagtactatATTTTATTAGAGTATTTGTAACTGATAAGAGCTGGGAATTTTGTTATTGTATTCACTTTTGAtataggaataataataataataataataataataagatgtGTTATTGTATTGTGAGTTATTAGGTGATTTTGGGGGTGTATTTGGGTCCTGCTTGAAATGATTTTGAGTTTTCTCCATAAGTTGTAATGGTACGCATCATTCTGATTTACAAATTACTGCTTAGTGCATTTTCAGGGTCAAATTAGGTTTTTAAACTAAGGAATTGATGTTGAAAGACAACCTCACTCTAAACCATCTGCACCAGAAGTTAAACTAACCTTTTGAAACTTTACAGCTTTCCAATTTTTTAACAACATGGAAAAAACATATAGGAGAGAACTGGTCACCTCTCAATGATGCATACctactgtttttaaaaacaagcaaggCAAGAAACTGTGTGTTTACCTGCCAGCATGAGCTGGTCTATGAAGTGTTGCAAAAGGGAGAACATATTTGAGATTGACCACTGCAGAAATAAACTGTCAGGAATTCCTTGAAACCTATAAATCACCAGCTTGGAGACTCATCCCTTAAATATAGCAGGGAgaaaatgttgtgtttatttttcctgtctaaatttatttcagaaggATGTTTAGTTCTGAGAAGGCATGGTTCACTCCAGCTGAAACAATGATCTCACTGGCAAGCACCCAAGTATAGTGGAGAATGTGAGCATTTCTATAGAcgaaaaaaattccaaaaccAAGATCTCGCTGGACTAAAAGGACGAGTCTGCATTTTGGGGGTTATCCCCTCCCACCGCTGTGCTGCTCTCTAATGCAAATGATGAAGAGAAGCCAAGAAAAGCCATAAATCTAGACCCTAAAAATGCCGAAAGGTACATCAAACAGAATGTGATTTAACAAATCTGACTGGAGTAGTGAGTTATATGCTATAAAGTGGCTCTTTTAAAATAGATCATGGCCAATCAAGAAAGGGTGTGGAAATGGAATCGCAAGTTTTAGTcgtctgaaaaattaaaacacttgtttttcCCCTGTCCATAATAACTAACTAGTTTATTATATAGTTCAAGCAAATAGAATGCACACAAGAACCACACTTCTTGTACTTGATACTTCCCAAGGTATTGTCCCCCCCAACACtcataattaaaagaaactcAAAACCAGGTGTCTAAACCCAATCCTACTCCAAACGATCTTAACACAGAAATGCGCACATGAAATTTCCTCCACAAAGAGCAGAGGAACAAGTTGTTCACAGTCTGGATTCCTACGTGGATTAATGTTTGCGTGAACAGCTACACCCAAACGACTACACGGAGAAGCAGACTCATAATACCATCTAGTAGCAGGTAAGAAAGGGGGGACAAAACACGCAAGTGATGGATTCGCTACTGAAGGGGGcttctataaaaaataatttaggtTGAAACAAAAGCTTGTCTGTGTCAGAGAGTGCCTGACTTCCGTGAACGACATCACCAAGGCATCTGAAAAGAAAAGTGCTACAAAACCTCTGCTGTGGTTCTGGCAGGACATGGGCTTCACTAGAACTCATCTTGAAGGCGTCATTTCCATAGGTCATGCCGGGACAGAGAGGTCCCACCCCATTCTCCACCTGCACAATAAGAGTCACGAAAACTGTTTCAACTTGCTTaagattaaataaatgaacagccAATTAAGATCATCAAGGCATCAACACTGCTGCCAGGAAATGACATATTGGAAGTCATATACCATAAAACCCTTATAACACAGAGAAACAATGACCTCATTCTTACACATCTCTTCCCTGCACATTCTCTGCCAAAAATTCTAATGTGGACTGAAGTCTTTGCAGTCTAATGTTATCCTGATGTTTCCTTGGcttgagaaaaagcaaaattccATTATGTTCTGGTGAGTGGACACATTTAAGCAGTGTtagcagctggtagtgtcaGCCAGCCATTATCCATATGACAGCTGAACCACCCTTTGGGTCCTCGTGTAAGCAAGATGTACCCTACCTCTTGTTTGGGCAATACTACAAAATACGGCACCCCGTCATCTCCCAGCGAGTGCCGCAGATAGTCCCCTGACCCGGAGGAGAAACGTCAAAACCGACATGGCTCTAAAGTCCTCCGGAATTGTAGAAGAGCATGTGCATCTTGCCAAAACGCACCGTTTCTGTTCTCACTGCAGAACCACCAGCACTGCAAGGGATCCATAACACATCCCATTAAATGACTTCCGCAATTTAGTGGTATGTAATGTAGCCAACAGGACCACGGGCCATCCCATGCAGAGGGCACAGATCCAGCTGTCGCATGGTAAATGTGAAATGGCCCAGATGTTACCACCCATCAACATTCAATGATCTCAAGTTGAAGatgcaaaacaggaaaaagacaGGAAAGAACATTGCAGTTATAGGTGCTGCACTTCTAATAGCATCAAAATGAGAGGGTgaggccaaaaaaaaattgtagcttTTCACATGGAGTACAGTGATCACTGGGCAATAAACCACTTGTTTGCTTCAAAATACAACTAGAGCATGTCACGGAGCACTGCAGGAATGAGACTTCTGACCAAAAAAAACTACAACTGATTAAAAAGCCACTCAACCTTATATATGTATTCCCTATTAGtggatattttaaataaatgaatttaaaaaaaaaaactaacattcTGAACCATAGCAATTGCTGTGCATGGCAAAATTGGCAGCCTTTATTAGAACactgcattttaactttttcagaGTAGTGAAAAAAATTGCCTCCTTTACCATACGAATAAAATATCCGAAGACAAATGATGAAACACCCAGCAACAGATGTATATTTATACTATTTTGCTCATTACCAACAAATGTTGTGTTTAAATACTACTTGCCCTTAACAAGTCCCAGTGTTGCCCTATCAATATCATCTGCTCTTCAACAGCAGAGTACCTTGGGGTTTGGGCCCAGAGTTCTGCAAGGATGAAGGCAGACAGCATTTAAATCTTACTGGATATCTAATAGAAACCAAGtcctttttcctttcatttctgcCTAAATTGCGGTACCAAGAAACCGAGGCCTCCACCCTGCGGTGCACCATCTGGGCTGCAAGAGACACAGAGAAGCCAcccaaaaaatggaaaaaaagaactgagCAAAGCTGACCAACATAGCAGCACGCTGACAATCCGCTGAGCGGAACTGCCGATACAACAGTGCGGACTGCCCATCCACTTAGGGCAGTGATGGAAAGCGCTCACTTCTTCACACTGCTGCTCTCCGTGACATAATTCTTATTATACACCACTTGCATAGATCACAATTTTAATTAAGGAATCAATCTTAAGCACCTTAATGATAAAACACAAACTCCCCACACTGAGACTGAACTCATGTCTTTCAGGTACCAGTCCAGGTCCTTAAtgactgcaataaaaatgtaattcactTGCATTCACATTCTGGCTTTTGTGCAATTGTATTTATAttcttgaaacattttcatgatgcttttccccgaagtgacttacaatgtcacgcaacctacagttatttacccacttgtacagctgggtaatatttattggaacaattcagggtaagtactttgctcaagggtactgcagcaggaggtgagatttgaacctgcaacctccgaGTCCAAAGCTGGCAACTCTAACAACTACACAACCCGCTGCCCTTACGATAAGGGCAAGGATGTTTTAACTCTGTCCAACAGCAGTACGCTCTCCGAACCCTCGTTCCCTTTTCCAAGATTATCTCCTTGGGGGTCAGACATGCGTGCAGGTTTCGTTCATGCAATAATTCAATCAAACACACATGTGATATCATGCACTCGTGGCTGCTGAAGGAACCCGTTGTCACGAGTTTACTGCCAACGCTCAGGGTCGTGGAAGAAATCACAGATGGCAGACCCTCACCTCAGCCTTCTGAAACAAGACCGACAGTTTCGATGGGCACACAACACGCAAAGGCCACGTACTGGAATGTCGGGGGCAGGGGAATCGGACCCCCCGCGAAAGCCAAGAAGCAGGAAACTAGTAACTCAAATAAGACGAATATCACGAAACGGTACAATCGCACGTTCTTCGCGCTTTGCTTACTTTTACTCTTGACTAGCgaaatgttttcaaaagaattttAAGAGCACATTTGGAAGAAGCTCTGCATAACCAGAGCAGTGCGAGCTGGCCCGGACAGACATCTAACTACTGTAGTGGCAGTGCAGACATCTGATGGCGCCGTAGAGTgtgtagagctgctgccgttggacccaaaggtcacgggttcgaatcccactttcagttgtagtacccttgagcaaggtactcaccctaaattgctccagtaaaaatcagccagctgtgtaaatgggtaaataattgtaaccttcacatcgcttggagaaaagtgccacctaaatgaagaaatgtaaggCGAACACTTCGTAAAACTTGAGCGGGCCTCTAACACAGGCACAGCCAGCGCACCCATCACGGTGGCTCCTTCCTTCCACCTACCTTTTGACTCTGATGATCTGATCCCTCATGGGCTTGATGTCCTGGAAGCTCTGCTGGTTCACCAGGCTGTAGACCAGGATGAAGCCCTGGCCGTTCTTGATGTAGAGGTCCCTCATGGAGGCGAACTGCTCGGTGCCGGCCGTGTCCAGGATCTCCAGCACGGAGGGTGACGAGTCCACCTCGATCTCCTTGCGGTAGAAGTCCTCGATGGTGGGGTCGTACTTCTCGATGAAGGTCCCGGTGACGAACTGCACGGTGAGGGCGGATTTCCCGACGCCGCCGCTGCCGAGCACCACCACCTTGTACTCGCGCATTTCTCCGCCAAATGGACGAGGACGATGAATTGTGAGGCGATTATAAAGccagagaaagacagaaggGCAACAGATGAAGAGGAGCGGACCTCAGCAGGCTGCCGGCGACATCCGAGGGAACAAAGCTCGGGCAAAGCGCTGCATTTAGGGAGACAAACAGAAGAAGGGGGGGACTGACCGACCGACCGGGGCGCGCACGCGGCACGGGCTGGGAGCGGAGAGCGAACAGGACTCAGGAGCCACACGACTGAACTACGCGGCACCCAGCGCGCGCGCCTCCTCGCACGAGCCGCACCACCGCCGGCCGAAGTCGCTCATTTCCAGAGGAAACCCGTAGTCAACACTTCTTCGTAACACCTCGCTGCTTGCTGCTCAGCTCACCATCCTAGTGCCGCGTTTCAAAACTTGCCCCAATCATGATGAGAGCCGGCGGTGGTTGGTTTTTTGTGGCGAGACCCGAGAGCGACAAACAACATGCAGCGCTCATTAGTTTCGATTTGAAAGATGCAAGGGCGTCTACTGTATTTTAGCACAGACAACAGTCTGgaaaaaatggtgaaaataaGTTCAGGCTTTGTGATCCTAGCTCATCCTCTTTCTTCATCCCTCAGTCTGTGTCTCAGTCCCAGGCCACCCACTCCCGGCCGCCATGCTTTTCTGGTGGAGATTCAACGCCGCGGAATCGACCAACCAAGAGGCCAGCTTCCCTCTCGGCTTCCGTAGAGGGGTGGAGCTTATTTTGAGTGACGGACGTGTGAAGCGTCCAATGGCTCGCTGCAATCGCCAGAAGATCTGCTCACTTCCCTTCAGCTCTGACACAGAGAACCGATGTTCGAGTTCAGTGGGCGGTTTAGGCTCGCCTGATTGTTAGACATAAAATATGACGTCATCATAGCTATTCTCCAATCGCTGCCTCAGTTTTAAGGCGTCTCCAAGAGACAAAAAAATGCGGTGGATGCTGTTTCTATGGTAACATAAACAGCCAGGTCACCACGGACTGGAAGGATTCTGTCAGTGTGGCCAAGGTGATTACAGTAACAATGTAAAATACGTTAGGTCGTTTCGTTATTAACTGGACAGTTCGTAATAATGTATAGCCACATCTATATACTAAAGTCTCACACAAAGTATGATGTTTGTTTAAAGTCGGGTTAGCCAATTTCTATTTCTATTTGTCCTCCATTGGTGATCACACTTTCTAACTTTTTATGATCACAAAAAGTATTTGCAAGTTCATTGGTCATGGATCCTAAAGGTTCTCAAATGTTAAATTCTAGTATATATTTCTTTAGTTTTGTCTGTGAGGAAGAGAATGTGTAATGCTTTCGAAGCTCATATAAgaagaaaagaattttaaaatgaaatgttatgaaatgtaGTTTTAGCCCTCTGTACCACTTTATTTACTGTGCTGCGTACTGTTGGACAGCATTTGTGATGCCACTTCAACTACACATAACGATTCCCACAGCAAAGAAAGTGtaacactgaacatttttttgtaaaagacaAACGTAATTCCCGAACGACAAAGTTTGCACTTGATAAATATGTTGGTTAAATACATCATTTTATCAAACCTTTAACAcgtttatataatatttattagagAATACTGGTTAAAAATCAAACAAGTCATTGAAACATCcttgtaataatttttatttgtttcaccAGGTTTTACACCATTTTGCAGGAACAAAAACAATTACCTATAACATAAAATATCACATAATAtattcacaaataaaacattttaattggttacattaaaatgaataaaaatccaGTAGGGGCTTCTACatagatttattattttcataaacataaaTCGACTATTTTATAACTGGTGAATTACTGTGGTACAGcagttcaaataaaataaaatgtggtaATGTTATTGTTCTGCATGGCATGCAGACCACTGTTTCCTCATCATAGGGCCATTCAAAGGAAACTGACATAAGATCAATTCTGTATCAGAGGTCTGACATTTTTGGCCTACAAAGAAAATTcctgaaataaaaacttaatgcaaccaaaacaacacactgactgaaaggTCATTTCAATAGCTGcattacaactatttacatttcaagaactatgaaataaaacattaaatagaAAATGCTAAAGGTAAGGCAAAGTTTACTGGGGGTGATCCATTGACCAGCT from Scleropages formosus chromosome 12, fSclFor1.1, whole genome shotgun sequence harbors:
- the LOC108930370 gene encoding ras-related protein Rap-2a-like isoform X1 — protein: MREYKVVVLGSGGVGKSALTVQFVTGTFIEKYDPTIEDFYRKEIEVDSSPSVLEILDTAGTEQFASMRDLYIKNGQGFILVYSLVNQQSFQDIKPMRDQIIRVKRSGTTCSQTWRMGQDALQTALNQFVCLHRWAAISSSISRTSSSPVFQMLSSSVTPLVAWYEKVPVILVGNKVDLESEREVSSGEGQALAQEWGCPFMETSAKSKTMVDELFAEIVRQMDSGAQPDKDDPCCSSCSIQ
- the LOC108930370 gene encoding ras-related protein Rap-2a-like isoform X2 — protein: MREYKVVVLGSGGVGKSALTVQFVTGTFIEKYDPTIEDFYRKEIEVDSSPSVLEILDTAGTEQFASMRDLYIKNGQGFILVYSLVNQQSFQDIKPMRDQIIRVKRYEKVPVILVGNKVDLESEREVSSGEGQALAQEWGCPFMETSAKSKTMVDELFAEIVRQMDSGAQPDKDDPCCSSCSIQ